In the Mycolicibacterium thermoresistibile genome, one interval contains:
- a CDS encoding N-acetylglutaminylglutamine amidotransferase, producing the protein MCGATGEVRLDGRTPDIAAVSRMADTMSPRGPDSAGAWSQGRVALGHRRLKIIDLSEAGGQPMIDSELGLAICWNGCIYNYRELRRELSGHGYRFFSTSDTEVLLKAYHHWGDRFVDQLKGMFAFAIAERDSGRVLLGRDRLGIKPLYLSQDRHRIRFASSLPALLAGGEVDTRIDPTALHHYLTFHSVVPAPLTILRGVSKVPPASLVAIEPDGRVITSTYWEPDFSRRADRADWTARDWEDAVLQSLRTAVERRLVADVPVGCLLSGGVDSSLIVGLLAEAGQTGLKTFSIGFESVGGVAGDEFRYSDVVARHFDTDHHQIRIGTDRMLPALDGAIGAMSEPMVSHDCVAFYLLSQEVARHVKVVQSGQGADEVFAGYHWYPPMADPSAADLDGAVAKYRAAFFDRDSAAVAALLTHEYRTDGDPSGRFVTEHFARPGAETGVDRALRLDTTVMLVEDPVKRVDNMTMAWGLEGRVPFLDHELVELAATCPPELKTAQGGKGVLKEAARRVIPAAVIDRPKGYFPVPALTHLEGPYLDMVRDALYAPEAKERGLFRPEAVDRLLADPNGRLTPLRGNELWQIALLEMWLQKHGITGVAA; encoded by the coding sequence GTGTGCGGAGCCACCGGGGAAGTCCGACTCGACGGCCGAACACCCGACATCGCGGCGGTGTCGCGGATGGCGGACACCATGTCGCCCCGCGGGCCTGACTCCGCCGGTGCGTGGTCACAGGGCCGGGTCGCCCTCGGTCATCGCCGTCTGAAGATCATCGACCTGTCCGAGGCCGGCGGCCAGCCCATGATCGACTCCGAGTTGGGTCTGGCTATCTGCTGGAACGGCTGCATCTACAACTATCGGGAACTGCGGCGGGAGTTGTCCGGTCACGGGTACCGGTTCTTCTCCACCAGTGACACCGAGGTGCTGCTCAAGGCCTACCACCACTGGGGAGACCGGTTCGTCGACCAACTCAAGGGCATGTTCGCGTTCGCGATCGCCGAACGGGACAGCGGCCGCGTGCTGCTGGGCCGGGACCGCCTCGGCATCAAGCCGCTGTATCTCAGCCAGGACCGGCACCGGATCCGGTTCGCCTCGTCCCTGCCCGCCCTGTTGGCCGGCGGCGAGGTCGACACCCGGATCGATCCGACCGCCCTGCACCACTACCTGACCTTCCACTCCGTGGTACCGGCGCCGTTGACCATCCTGCGCGGCGTGTCCAAGGTGCCACCGGCCTCGCTGGTGGCGATCGAACCCGACGGCCGGGTCATCACCAGCACCTATTGGGAACCCGACTTCAGCCGCCGCGCCGACCGTGCCGACTGGACCGCCCGGGACTGGGAGGACGCGGTACTGCAGTCGCTGCGCACCGCGGTCGAGCGGCGGCTGGTGGCCGACGTCCCGGTGGGCTGTCTGTTGTCCGGCGGGGTCGACTCCAGCCTGATCGTCGGGCTGCTCGCCGAAGCCGGCCAGACCGGGTTGAAGACGTTCTCGATCGGCTTCGAATCGGTCGGCGGCGTGGCCGGAGACGAGTTCAGGTACTCCGACGTCGTCGCCCGCCATTTCGACACCGACCACCATCAGATCCGCATCGGCACCGACCGGATGCTGCCCGCCCTGGACGGCGCGATCGGCGCGATGAGCGAGCCGATGGTCAGCCACGACTGCGTCGCGTTCTATCTGCTCAGCCAGGAAGTGGCCAGACACGTCAAGGTGGTCCAGTCCGGTCAGGGCGCCGACGAGGTGTTCGCCGGTTACCACTGGTATCCGCCGATGGCGGACCCCTCGGCCGCCGATCTGGACGGGGCGGTGGCCAAGTACCGGGCGGCGTTCTTCGACCGGGATTCGGCCGCGGTGGCCGCGCTGCTCACCCATGAGTACCGCACCGACGGGGATCCGAGCGGTCGGTTCGTCACCGAACACTTCGCCCGGCCCGGCGCGGAGACCGGGGTGGACCGGGCGCTGCGCCTGGACACCACCGTGATGCTGGTGGAGGACCCGGTGAAGCGGGTGGACAACATGACGATGGCGTGGGGGCTGGAGGGCCGGGTGCCGTTCCTCGATCACGAACTCGTCGAGCTGGCCGCCACCTGCCCGCCGGAACTCAAGACCGCCCAAGGTGGCAAGGGGGTGCTGAAGGAGGCCGCCCGCCGGGTCATTCCCGCGGCGGTGATCGACCGCCCCAAGGGATACTTCCCGGTTCCGGCGCTGACCCATCTGGAGGGCCCGTACCTGGACATGGTCCGCGACGCGCTCTATGCGCCGGAGGCCAAGGAGCGCGGACTGTTCCGTCCGGAGGCGGTGGACCGCCTGCTCGCCGACCCCAACGGCCGGCTGACACCGTTGCGCGGCAACGAGTTGTGGCAGATCGCGCTGTTGGAGATGTGGCTGCAGAAGCACGGCATCACCGGAGTTGCGGCATGA
- the mtr gene encoding mycothione reductase: MRHFDIAIIGTGSGNSLLDERYADKKVAICEKAVFGGTCLNVGCIPTKMFVYTADVAQTVRDASRFGVDAELRAVRWPDIVSRVFGRIDPIAASGENYRRSSPNVEVFDTHTRFGEPLGDGRYVLRTEAGEEFSADQVVIAAGSRAVVPEAIAACGVPYHTSDTIMRIAAIPEHLIIVGGGFVAAEFAHVFSALGSRVSIIIRGNTLLRGHDDDITTRFTDLAAKKWEIHGQREVVDARALDGGVEVRCDDGSTLRGDVLLVATGRVPNGDLLDAELAGVQVREHGQVVVDEYQRTTARGIYALGDVSSDHQLKHVANHEARVVKHNLLQDWDDTAALAASDHRYVPSAVFTDPQIASVGLTENEARSRGLPIKVKIQDYSDVAYGWAMEDTTGFVKVIVDDSTGLIAGAHIMGHQAASLIQPLIQAMSFGLPARDMARGQYWIHPALPEVVENALLALCGEPPWPPAKRH, encoded by the coding sequence ATGAGACATTTCGACATCGCGATCATCGGCACCGGGTCGGGCAACAGCCTGCTCGACGAACGCTACGCGGACAAGAAGGTGGCGATCTGCGAGAAGGCGGTGTTCGGCGGCACCTGTCTCAACGTCGGATGCATTCCGACCAAGATGTTCGTCTACACCGCCGATGTGGCCCAGACCGTAAGGGATGCAAGCAGATTCGGTGTGGATGCCGAGCTGCGGGCGGTGCGGTGGCCGGACATCGTGTCGAGGGTGTTCGGCCGCATCGACCCGATCGCGGCCAGCGGCGAGAACTACCGGCGGTCCTCCCCCAACGTCGAGGTGTTCGACACCCACACCCGGTTCGGTGAGCCGCTCGGCGACGGGCGGTATGTGCTGCGCACCGAGGCCGGCGAGGAGTTCTCCGCCGATCAGGTGGTGATCGCCGCCGGATCGCGGGCGGTGGTTCCCGAGGCGATCGCGGCATGCGGCGTGCCCTACCACACCAGCGACACCATCATGCGGATCGCCGCGATCCCGGAGCATCTGATCATCGTGGGCGGCGGGTTCGTCGCCGCGGAGTTCGCCCACGTGTTCTCGGCGCTGGGCAGCCGGGTGTCGATCATCATCCGGGGCAACACCCTGTTGCGCGGACACGACGACGACATCACCACGCGGTTCACCGACCTCGCCGCCAAGAAATGGGAGATCCACGGTCAGCGGGAGGTGGTCGACGCCCGCGCCCTCGACGGCGGGGTGGAGGTGCGGTGCGACGACGGTTCGACGTTGCGCGGTGACGTGCTGCTGGTGGCCACCGGCCGGGTGCCCAACGGTGACCTGCTCGACGCCGAGCTGGCCGGTGTGCAGGTGCGCGAGCACGGTCAGGTGGTGGTCGACGAATACCAGCGCACCACGGCGCGGGGCATCTATGCGCTCGGCGATGTGTCCTCGGACCATCAGCTCAAGCACGTCGCCAACCACGAGGCCCGCGTCGTCAAACACAATCTGCTGCAGGACTGGGACGACACCGCGGCGCTGGCCGCCTCCGACCACCGGTACGTGCCGTCGGCGGTGTTCACCGACCCGCAGATCGCCTCCGTCGGTCTGACCGAGAACGAGGCCCGCTCCAGGGGTCTGCCCATCAAGGTGAAGATCCAGGACTACAGCGATGTGGCCTACGGCTGGGCGATGGAGGACACCACCGGCTTCGTCAAGGTGATCGTCGACGACAGCACCGGATTGATCGCCGGCGCGCACATCATGGGCCATCAGGCCGCCTCGTTGATCCAACCGCTGATCCAGGCCATGAGTTTCGGGCTGCCGGCCCGGGACATGGCCCGCGGCCAGTACTGGATCCACCCGGCGCTGCCGGAGGTGGTGGAGAACGCGTTGCTGGCGTTGTGCGGGGAACCCCCGTGGCCGCCCGCCAAACGGCACTAG
- the ngg gene encoding N-acetylglutaminylglutamine synthetase encodes MTKSESPDSTDHTEAITLSLHDASPQHLVDVMAENVVLELGWGRLVFGQTFADPDDLAEVMRQERSGRRDICIYAREAHVLVSLAPTELFIDPSHTYRLRFHEHDEIAEPSPPGITVRRPRAREEADEMNRVYVRCGMVPAPIDVIWDNHLNAEAVEYLIAVRDDDGSVVGTVTGVDHKRLFSDPEDGSSLWTLAVDPTAGLPGIGAALTRALAAIFRDRGRAYMDLSVAHDNTAAINLYEKLGFQRVPVLAVKRKNAINEPLFTHPPETVDDLNPYARIIADEAMRRGIRVEVLDAETGEMRLTHGGRSVVTRESLSEFTSAVAMARCDDKRLTRRIVSEAGIKVPRGRLASFDDADHAFLDEVGKVVVKPTRGEQGIGITVGVQTHEELDEALARAREQHPEVLIEECYPGDDLRLVVIDGKVVAAALRKPAEVIGTGQHTIQELIEAQSRRRAAATGGESKIPLDAITKSIVHDAGYSLDDVLPEGERLRVRRTANLHQGGTIHDVTAKVHPELCRVAVKAAEAIGIPVTGIDLLVPDVTRDDYVFIEANERPGLANHEPQPTAAAFVDFLFPGQPGLPQAWTPSEAPD; translated from the coding sequence ATGACCAAATCTGAATCCCCCGATTCCACCGATCACACCGAAGCCATCACCCTGAGCCTGCACGACGCGTCCCCACAGCATCTGGTGGACGTCATGGCCGAGAATGTGGTGCTTGAACTGGGTTGGGGCCGTTTGGTCTTCGGCCAGACCTTCGCCGATCCCGATGACCTGGCCGAGGTGATGCGCCAGGAACGTTCGGGACGGCGCGACATCTGCATCTACGCCCGCGAGGCCCACGTGCTGGTCTCGCTGGCCCCCACCGAACTGTTCATCGATCCGAGCCACACCTACCGGTTGCGGTTCCACGAACACGACGAGATCGCCGAACCGTCGCCGCCCGGTATCACGGTCCGTCGGCCGCGGGCCCGCGAAGAGGCCGATGAGATGAACCGCGTCTACGTGCGGTGTGGGATGGTGCCGGCGCCGATCGACGTCATCTGGGACAACCACCTGAACGCCGAGGCGGTGGAGTACCTCATCGCGGTGCGCGACGACGACGGTTCGGTGGTCGGCACGGTCACCGGGGTCGACCACAAGCGGTTGTTCTCCGACCCGGAGGACGGTTCGAGCCTGTGGACGCTGGCGGTGGACCCGACGGCGGGGCTGCCCGGTATCGGTGCGGCGCTGACCCGTGCACTGGCGGCGATCTTCCGCGACCGGGGCCGCGCCTACATGGATCTGTCGGTGGCACACGACAACACCGCCGCCATCAACCTGTACGAGAAGCTGGGCTTCCAGCGGGTTCCGGTGCTGGCGGTGAAACGCAAGAACGCGATCAACGAACCGCTGTTCACCCATCCGCCGGAGACCGTCGACGACCTCAACCCGTACGCCCGGATCATCGCCGATGAGGCGATGCGGCGCGGAATCCGGGTCGAGGTGCTCGACGCCGAGACCGGTGAGATGCGTCTGACCCACGGCGGCCGGTCGGTGGTGACCCGGGAGTCGTTGTCGGAGTTCACCTCCGCGGTGGCGATGGCCCGCTGCGACGACAAGCGGCTCACCCGCCGGATCGTCTCCGAAGCGGGTATCAAGGTGCCGCGGGGCCGGTTGGCCTCCTTCGACGATGCCGACCACGCGTTCTTGGACGAGGTCGGCAAGGTCGTCGTCAAACCCACCCGCGGTGAGCAGGGTATCGGCATCACCGTCGGGGTGCAGACCCACGAGGAGCTCGACGAGGCGTTGGCCCGGGCCCGCGAACAGCATCCCGAGGTGCTCATCGAGGAGTGCTATCCGGGCGATGATCTACGGCTGGTGGTGATCGACGGCAAGGTGGTGGCCGCGGCGCTGCGCAAACCGGCCGAGGTGATCGGCACCGGTCAGCACACCATCCAGGAGCTGATCGAGGCGCAGAGCCGGCGGCGCGCGGCGGCGACCGGCGGGGAGTCGAAGATCCCGCTCGATGCGATCACCAAGTCGATCGTGCACGACGCGGGCTACTCGTTGGACGATGTGTTGCCCGAGGGTGAGCGGCTGCGGGTGCGCCGGACCGCCAACCTGCATCAGGGCGGAACGATTCACGATGTGACCGCCAAGGTGCATCCGGAGCTGTGCCGGGTGGCGGTCAAGGCCGCCGAGGCGATCGGCATCCCGGTCACCGGCATCGATCTGCTCGTGCCCGATGTGACCCGCGACGACTACGTGTTCATCGAGGCCAATGAACGACCGGGGCTGGCCAATCACGAGCCCCAGCCGACCGCGGCCGCGTTCGTGGACTTCCTGTTCCCGGGGCAGCCGGGATTGCCCCAAGCCTGGACGCCTTCGGAGGCGCCGGACTGA
- a CDS encoding alpha/beta fold hydrolase, which translates to MPGSMMTVDGFPVAVTAAGPEQGSAVVVLGAADRRPAAYEVVCRRLHTASLRTVVIGADPRLTPKTVVGVMDELGLRWAVVVGDRSGGELAWELAATRLDRFTALVVVDRPHPRVADPGGVIRDEHCPPVEMNTTMLVSTPAARSAALASQRYVYGDFRVVELLDGRNAQQSTAQLTTEIVMRTSTW; encoded by the coding sequence ATGCCGGGCAGCATGATGACGGTCGACGGGTTTCCCGTCGCGGTGACCGCCGCCGGACCCGAACAGGGGTCGGCGGTGGTCGTGCTCGGCGCGGCTGATCGCCGGCCCGCCGCCTACGAGGTGGTGTGCCGGCGGCTGCACACCGCATCCCTGCGCACCGTCGTGATCGGCGCCGACCCACGGCTGACCCCCAAGACGGTGGTCGGGGTGATGGATGAGCTCGGTCTGCGGTGGGCGGTGGTGGTCGGCGACCGCAGCGGCGGCGAACTCGCCTGGGAGCTGGCCGCCACCCGGTTGGATCGGTTCACGGCGCTGGTCGTGGTGGACCGCCCACATCCCCGGGTCGCCGATCCGGGTGGGGTCATCCGCGACGAACACTGCCCGCCGGTCGAGATGAACACCACCATGCTGGTCAGCACACCCGCGGCGCGGTCGGCGGCGCTGGCCAGCCAGCGCTACGTCTACGGCGACTTCCGGGTCGTGGAGCTGCTCGACGGGCGCAACGCGCAGCAGTCCACCGCGCAGCTGACAACCGAGATCGTGATGCGCACCAGCACCTGGTAG
- a CDS encoding ArsR/SmtB family transcription factor: protein MDVSGDQLALEHASAALADVDTTEWSRRFDLLSDPHRLEILLVLHRAPGIRVGDLAAALGRSENAVSQALRVLRQQGWVRSTRIGRTVSYRLDDDIVHDLLHWIGARHG, encoded by the coding sequence GTGGACGTCTCCGGTGATCAACTGGCGCTCGAGCACGCCTCGGCGGCGCTCGCGGACGTCGACACGACCGAGTGGAGCCGGCGGTTCGACCTGCTGTCCGATCCGCACCGGCTCGAGATCCTGCTGGTGTTGCACCGGGCGCCGGGCATCCGGGTGGGTGATCTGGCGGCCGCGTTGGGGCGGTCGGAGAACGCGGTGTCCCAGGCGCTTCGGGTGCTGCGACAGCAGGGCTGGGTGCGGTCCACCCGGATCGGGCGGACGGTCAGTTACCGGCTCGACGACGACATCGTGCACGACCTGCTGCATTGGATCGGCGCGCGCCACGGCTGA